One window of Atribacter laminatus genomic DNA carries:
- a CDS encoding S9 family peptidase → MNKKNKNNVKIPRLPMESFFRNPEKTAFKLSPNGKYLSYLQPWENRLNIYVERIDDGSVVQITQVTERDIAGYFWANNSRITYLKDTGGDEDFKLFAVNIDGTDLKELTPFPGVRTELIDDLKDNEKEILVGLNKRNPQFFDAYRVNVYTGEMNLIAENPGNISGWMTDHEGQLRVAVTTDGVNTSLLYRDQENQPFRALITTNFRDTIAPLQFTYDNQRLYVSSNLSRDKQAIYEYDPQLRKEVRLIYENSEVDVSVLLTSDKNKRITGVAYVTNKLHYHFFDREREEIQQFLEKKLPGYEVSIASMNREEDKILVRTYSDKSRGAYYYYDLHNGEFKKIVEVSPWLKEEYLADMKPITFTARDGMVIHGYLTLPRTDDSKDLPVVVNPHGGPWARDVWGFNPEVQFLANRGYAVFQVNFRGSTGYGRKFWEAGFKQWGRKMQDDITDGVNWLIQKGIANAKRVAIYGGSYGGYAVLAGLTFTPDLYAAGIDYVGVSNIFTLLETIPPYWEQGRQMLYEMIGDPKKDRDLLQSVSPVFHADKIRVPLLVAQGANDPRVKKAESDQIVEALRQREVDVKYIVKENEGHGFRNEENRFDFYREMEQFLAKHLDGMIC, encoded by the coding sequence ATGAATAAAAAAAATAAAAATAATGTCAAGATACCTCGTCTACCAATGGAAAGTTTCTTTCGAAACCCGGAGAAAACGGCTTTTAAGCTCTCTCCAAATGGGAAATATCTATCTTACCTTCAACCTTGGGAAAATAGATTAAATATTTATGTAGAACGAATCGACGATGGCTCGGTTGTCCAAATAACTCAGGTTACCGAACGTGACATTGCCGGGTATTTTTGGGCGAATAATTCACGGATTACTTATTTAAAAGATACCGGTGGCGATGAAGATTTTAAATTATTTGCAGTGAATATTGATGGAACCGATTTGAAAGAATTAACGCCATTTCCTGGGGTTCGTACTGAATTAATTGATGATTTAAAAGATAACGAGAAAGAAATTCTTGTTGGTCTTAACAAAAGGAATCCTCAATTTTTTGATGCCTATCGAGTCAATGTTTATACTGGAGAAATGAATCTCATTGCCGAGAATCCAGGAAATATATCCGGTTGGATGACCGATCATGAAGGTCAACTTCGAGTCGCAGTGACAACCGATGGGGTGAATACCAGCCTTCTCTATCGGGATCAGGAAAATCAACCATTTCGGGCCTTAATTACCACTAATTTCCGCGATACCATTGCCCCGCTTCAATTCACCTATGATAATCAACGATTGTATGTTTCATCTAATTTGAGTCGAGATAAGCAAGCCATTTATGAGTATGACCCTCAGCTGAGGAAAGAAGTAAGACTGATATATGAAAATTCAGAAGTGGATGTTTCGGTTCTTTTAACATCGGATAAAAATAAAAGAATAACCGGTGTAGCTTATGTAACCAATAAACTGCATTATCACTTTTTCGATCGAGAACGGGAAGAAATCCAGCAATTTCTTGAGAAAAAACTGCCTGGATATGAAGTCTCAATAGCCAGCATGAATCGGGAAGAAGATAAGATCCTGGTTAGAACTTATAGCGATAAATCACGAGGTGCTTACTATTACTATGATCTCCATAATGGAGAATTCAAAAAAATAGTTGAAGTGAGTCCCTGGCTAAAGGAAGAATATTTAGCTGATATGAAGCCAATAACCTTCACCGCCAGAGATGGTATGGTTATTCATGGATATCTGACTCTCCCTCGAACTGATGATTCCAAAGACTTACCAGTTGTCGTAAATCCCCATGGAGGTCCTTGGGCAAGAGATGTCTGGGGTTTTAATCCGGAAGTCCAGTTTTTAGCCAATCGCGGCTATGCGGTTTTCCAAGTTAATTTTCGTGGATCAACTGGATATGGGAGGAAATTTTGGGAAGCCGGTTTTAAACAATGGGGTAGAAAAATGCAGGATGACATTACTGATGGAGTGAATTGGTTGATTCAAAAAGGAATTGCTAATGCTAAGCGGGTTGCCATTTATGGAGGTTCTTATGGTGGATATGCCGTATTGGCTGGTTTAACCTTTACTCCCGATTTGTATGCAGCTGGAATTGATTATGTCGGAGTTTCTAATATTTTTACTCTTTTGGAGACCATTCCTCCCTATTGGGAACAGGGACGTCAAATGCTTTACGAAATGATTGGCGATCCGAAAAAAGATCGTGATTTACTCCAATCAGTATCACCAGTGTTCCATGCTGATAAAATTCGGGTTCCTTTGCTAGTTGCTCAGGGAGCGAACGATCCTCGAGTTAAAAAAGCTGAATCGGATCAAATTGTTGAAGCCCTTCGGCAAAGAGAAGTTGACGTAAAATATATTGTTAAAGAAAATGAAGGTCATGGTTTTCGCAATGAAGAAAACCGGTTTGATTTTTACCGAGAGATGGAACAATTTTTAGCCAAACACTTGGATGGAATGATATGTTAG
- a CDS encoding glycine betaine ABC transporter substrate-binding protein, producing the protein MKIKFLKMITFTLLLLILGGLVLNAEGNASDIVVLASKPFTESYILTEIMVLLLQHDTDLDIEYKNIEGGTTSILHPAILQGDIDIYPEYTGTSWQDVLKKENIVPDPQELFNLVKAEYEEQFPLIWLPPFGFNDTFTLAIKADLADKLNIKTYSDLAKVSNQLNFGAEPDFFERKDGFDNLVETYGFNFKNTRQMAIALKYPAILSGEVDVINAFSTDGLLKRYDMVILQDDKNFFPSYLAAPVVRKAVLELHPEVGESLRKLAGLIDENLMIDMNYQVDEEKKDPQLVAREFLANQGLLE; encoded by the coding sequence ATGAAAATAAAATTTTTAAAAATGATCACTTTCACTCTGCTTTTGTTAATACTGGGAGGTCTGGTTTTAAATGCTGAGGGAAATGCCTCTGATATCGTAGTTTTAGCCAGTAAACCCTTTACCGAATCATATATTCTTACCGAAATCATGGTTCTTCTTTTACAGCACGACACCGATTTAGACATAGAATATAAAAATATCGAGGGAGGAACAACCTCAATCCTCCATCCGGCAATTCTTCAAGGAGATATTGATATTTATCCCGAATATACCGGAACTTCCTGGCAAGATGTTCTTAAAAAGGAAAATATAGTTCCCGATCCTCAGGAACTTTTTAATCTGGTAAAAGCTGAGTACGAAGAACAGTTTCCGTTAATCTGGCTTCCACCTTTTGGGTTCAACGATACCTTCACCTTGGCAATAAAAGCTGATTTAGCCGATAAGCTCAATATCAAAACCTATTCCGACCTGGCAAAAGTTTCCAACCAATTAAATTTTGGAGCTGAGCCAGACTTTTTTGAAAGAAAAGACGGATTTGATAATTTAGTCGAAACCTATGGGTTCAACTTTAAAAACACCAGACAAATGGCTATTGCCCTCAAATACCCGGCAATCCTTTCCGGTGAAGTTGATGTTATCAACGCTTTTTCTACTGATGGGTTACTGAAACGGTACGATATGGTTATTCTTCAGGACGACAAAAACTTTTTCCCCTCTTACTTAGCAGCACCGGTAGTGAGAAAAGCTGTTCTTGAACTTCATCCAGAAGTCGGAGAATCTCTAAGGAAATTAGCAGGTTTGATCGATGAAAACCTGATGATTGATATGAACTACCAGGTTGATGAAGAAAAGAAAGATCCCCAATTAGTAGCCAGGGAGTTTTTAGCCAACCAGGGATTGTTGGAATAA
- a CDS encoding peroxiredoxin family protein, translated as MKTIIKLLWLALVFIVPLGSFSSAWSQNQTQLEDFQLNDFTLRTLDGQEITLSKLTGKPVMVTFFLTTCSHCQAESAALNVVYNKYHESKEFQLIAIAPRMDSRENLVKFIDEYQITYPILHDQENQVIKLYGVIAVPHNIFIDREGRVKRVITGGVDLVTLEESLEELW; from the coding sequence ATGAAAACAATAATCAAGCTCCTTTGGTTGGCTTTAGTTTTTATCGTTCCGTTAGGAAGTTTTTCATCAGCTTGGTCTCAAAATCAAACCCAATTAGAAGATTTTCAGCTCAATGACTTTACACTAAGGACATTGGATGGTCAAGAAATTACTTTAAGTAAATTAACTGGAAAACCAGTCATGGTTACCTTTTTCTTGACAACCTGTTCTCACTGCCAAGCTGAAAGTGCAGCTCTGAATGTGGTTTATAATAAATATCATGAATCAAAGGAATTCCAGCTCATTGCAATTGCACCGCGAATGGATAGCAGAGAGAATTTGGTGAAGTTCATTGATGAATACCAAATCACTTACCCAATTCTTCATGATCAAGAGAATCAGGTGATAAAACTTTATGGGGTGATTGCAGTTCCCCATAATATTTTTATAGATCGAGAGGGAAGGGTGAAAAGAGTCATAACCGGAGGAGTTGATCTGGTGACTTTAGAAGAATCTCTTGAGGAATTATGGTAA
- a CDS encoding dipeptidase — protein MNLSAIHQTIEENRQSVLDHFFELLRMPTISANPDHKDDLHHAAQWLVQYCQNIGLQSRILHTSGAPVVFAEHCPYPNQPVLLIYGHYDVQPVDPLEQWHTPPFDPTTKGDMIYARGADDDKGQFFSFLKAMEIIYSKTGSLPGNYKIVIEGEEEIGSAHFEELLSSQRELFQADSILIMDAGQFARGVPALVYGLRGLAYFEITCTGPVFDVHSGQFGGGVPNPAFSLIKILSQLKNDQGQITIPGFYQDVQEPEPWERDQMAQLPFQEESIKKELGIRAFQQEMNYTPLESMTVRPTFDICGIWGGYTGSGSKTIIPARCSAKFSFRLVPNQTPSKTATLLLEHLKSIVPPDIDYHVEVLPGIEPIITDPHKPIFTAFNQAIKNHFGRSPVLIRGGGSVGVANLFKRYLVPDSICMNGWGSPDDGVHSPNEHFSINDFFRGIHSTVDFIFEFQASFNRG, from the coding sequence ATGAACTTATCAGCAATCCATCAAACTATTGAAGAAAATCGTCAGTCTGTTCTCGATCATTTTTTTGAGCTTCTCCGCATGCCAACTATCAGCGCCAATCCCGACCATAAAGATGATCTCCATCATGCCGCACAATGGTTGGTTCAATATTGTCAGAATATCGGGTTACAGTCTCGAATCCTTCACACCTCGGGAGCACCGGTAGTTTTTGCTGAACATTGCCCCTATCCAAATCAACCTGTGCTGCTTATTTATGGCCATTATGATGTTCAGCCAGTCGATCCCTTAGAACAATGGCATACCCCTCCATTCGATCCCACTACTAAAGGAGATATGATCTATGCTCGGGGTGCTGATGATGACAAGGGACAGTTTTTTTCCTTCTTAAAAGCCATGGAAATCATTTACTCAAAAACCGGCTCACTTCCTGGTAATTATAAAATTGTTATTGAGGGAGAAGAAGAAATTGGGAGCGCTCATTTTGAGGAGTTGCTATCTTCTCAGAGAGAACTCTTTCAAGCTGACTCGATTCTTATTATGGATGCCGGTCAATTTGCTCGAGGAGTTCCAGCTTTGGTCTATGGTTTAAGGGGTTTAGCTTACTTTGAAATCACTTGCACTGGACCTGTCTTTGACGTGCATTCTGGGCAGTTTGGCGGTGGGGTTCCTAACCCTGCCTTCTCCCTGATTAAAATTCTCAGCCAGCTCAAAAATGATCAGGGGCAAATCACCATTCCAGGCTTTTACCAAGATGTCCAAGAACCAGAACCTTGGGAACGAGACCAAATGGCCCAACTTCCTTTTCAGGAAGAAAGCATAAAAAAAGAGCTGGGTATTCGTGCTTTTCAACAGGAAATGAACTATACTCCTTTGGAAAGTATGACCGTTCGACCTACTTTTGACATCTGTGGAATTTGGGGAGGGTATACCGGATCTGGCTCAAAAACCATTATTCCTGCTCGTTGTAGCGCAAAATTTAGTTTCCGTCTGGTTCCTAATCAAACCCCTTCGAAGACAGCTACTCTTCTTTTAGAACATCTCAAATCTATAGTTCCTCCCGATATCGATTATCATGTTGAGGTTCTTCCTGGAATCGAACCGATTATAACTGATCCTCACAAGCCGATCTTTACTGCTTTTAACCAAGCTATCAAGAACCATTTTGGTCGTTCTCCGGTTCTCATCCGAGGCGGTGGTTCGGTAGGAGTAGCCAATCTATTTAAAAGATATCTCGTTCCCGATTCGATCTGTATGAATGGTTGGGGAAGCCCTGACGATGGAGTTCATTCACCCAATGAGCATTTTTCTATAAATGACTTTTTCCGTGGAATTCACTCCACCGTCGATTTTATTTTTGAATTTCAAGCTTCATTTAACCGTGGTTAA
- a CDS encoding ABC transporter permease has translation MDFILSVFRLMAERKTLIYETLLQHIGISLTAVLFIALVGIPLGILISRHPKMATPIIYITGILYTIPVLALFGFMIPILGIGSRPTLFALFIYGLLPLVRNTYVGITGVDRSVIEAARGMGSTPRQLLLNIELPLALPVIIAGLRTVVVMTISVATIAAFIGAGGLGVLIFRGITTYNTQLTVAGSILVAVLAVGADGILGFIEKKLLQKIKV, from the coding sequence ATGGACTTTATTTTAAGCGTTTTTCGATTAATGGCAGAAAGAAAAACACTTATCTATGAAACGCTCCTCCAACACATCGGTATTTCTTTGACAGCGGTGCTATTTATTGCCTTAGTTGGCATACCGCTTGGTATTTTAATCAGCCGACATCCCAAAATGGCAACACCAATTATATATATCACCGGTATTCTCTATACTATTCCGGTTTTGGCCTTATTTGGGTTTATGATTCCCATATTGGGAATCGGAAGCCGACCAACTCTTTTTGCCCTTTTCATCTATGGTTTACTTCCTTTAGTAAGGAATACCTATGTTGGTATAACCGGTGTTGATCGGTCAGTTATCGAAGCAGCTCGTGGCATGGGAAGTACGCCCAGACAACTTTTATTGAATATTGAGCTTCCATTGGCGCTTCCGGTCATCATCGCCGGCCTTCGAACCGTCGTGGTAATGACTATATCGGTTGCCACCATCGCCGCATTTATCGGTGCCGGGGGATTGGGAGTCCTCATTTTTCGAGGAATCACAACCTATAATACTCAATTAACCGTTGCTGGGAGTATTTTGGTCGCAGTTTTGGCAGTAGGTGCCGATGGAATCTTAGGTTTTATTGAAAAGAAACTGTTACAAAAAATCAAAGTATAA
- a CDS encoding vitamin B12 dependent-methionine synthase activation domain-containing protein, with protein MEQRIIENIPFKVDRGNLFETYHVEEGSDDSKRIDQLITEAEKIAKPKAIYKLSTIDEKTENTVIIDQTKFTSRVLRVNLDEVHRTFPFIVTCGIELEEWSLKIIDMMEQFWVDSIKEQAALQAYQTVQIELEDRYRLGMTSTMNPGSLEDWPMKEQVPLFSLFGDPKKLIGVTLTDSFLMVPIKSVSGIIFPTNSKFESCQLCPRKNCPGRRAPYDPELGESKYHFNHG; from the coding sequence ATGGAGCAACGAATAATAGAGAATATCCCTTTTAAAGTGGATCGAGGTAACCTATTCGAAACCTATCATGTTGAAGAGGGAAGTGACGATTCAAAACGAATTGACCAGTTAATCACCGAAGCCGAAAAGATTGCTAAGCCGAAAGCAATATATAAACTTTCAACCATTGATGAAAAAACTGAAAACACCGTAATTATAGACCAAACGAAGTTTACCAGCCGAGTGCTTCGGGTAAATTTGGATGAAGTTCATCGAACGTTTCCTTTTATTGTAACCTGTGGCATTGAGCTTGAAGAATGGTCATTGAAAATAATCGACATGATGGAGCAGTTTTGGGTGGACTCCATTAAAGAGCAAGCTGCCTTGCAAGCGTATCAAACAGTTCAGATCGAACTCGAAGATCGCTATCGATTGGGGATGACCTCGACTATGAATCCAGGATCTTTAGAGGATTGGCCGATGAAGGAGCAAGTACCACTATTTTCGCTATTTGGAGATCCTAAAAAACTTATCGGAGTTACATTAACCGATAGTTTTTTAATGGTTCCAATAAAATCGGTTTCCGGGATTATTTTCCCAACCAATAGCAAATTTGAAAGTTGTCAACTTTGTCCCAGAAAAAATTGTCCGGGAAGGAGAGCTCCTTATGATCCCGAGCTTGGTGAATCAAAATACCATTTTAACCACGGTTAA
- a CDS encoding ABC transporter ATP-binding protein codes for MIQLKNITKQYPNNKTAVAGINLEIPAGKIFSLIGPSGCGKTSILKMINRLIEPTAGEIFLQGQNIAILNPIELRRNIGYVIQQIGLFPHLTIEENIGFVLKICGAHKETWAHRAEELIFLVGLDESYLKRYPRELSGGQQQRIGVARALAANPPLILMDEPFGAIDEITREQLQNELLQLQKRVKKTIVFVTHDLREAVKLSDQIAIMQSGNIVQVGTPNQLLFFPANPFVEEFMGSNGFFNSLRLLSIEEALIKEVPFLTKESTSQEIKTAIQNAQDLGWNLIPVLEGEKNILGYTSVTSVDLHQLQPAGEVLLISMSFEQALKKMFLSGKQFLPVVDSQNHFVGFFDFTHTCTKMKNACQSWQ; via the coding sequence ATGATACAACTCAAAAACATCACCAAACAATATCCAAATAATAAAACCGCAGTCGCAGGGATCAATTTAGAAATTCCAGCAGGAAAAATCTTTTCCTTGATTGGACCTTCCGGCTGCGGAAAAACTAGTATACTTAAAATGATCAATCGTCTCATTGAGCCAACTGCCGGGGAAATTTTTCTTCAAGGTCAAAATATCGCTATTTTAAACCCCATCGAGCTCCGGCGGAACATTGGTTATGTTATCCAGCAAATCGGGCTCTTTCCTCACCTCACCATTGAAGAAAATATTGGTTTTGTTTTAAAAATTTGTGGGGCTCACAAAGAAACTTGGGCTCATCGAGCTGAAGAGCTCATCTTCTTGGTTGGTCTGGATGAAAGTTATCTAAAAAGATATCCTCGGGAATTAAGTGGTGGTCAGCAACAACGGATCGGAGTTGCCCGAGCATTGGCAGCCAACCCTCCTCTAATTCTGATGGATGAACCCTTCGGTGCCATAGATGAAATCACTCGTGAACAATTGCAAAATGAACTTTTACAGTTGCAAAAAAGAGTGAAAAAAACCATTGTTTTCGTCACTCATGACCTAAGGGAAGCCGTAAAGCTCTCCGATCAAATTGCCATCATGCAATCTGGAAATATCGTCCAGGTGGGCACCCCCAATCAACTTCTCTTTTTTCCGGCTAATCCCTTTGTAGAAGAATTTATGGGTTCAAATGGATTTTTCAACAGTCTGCGGTTGCTTTCAATAGAAGAAGCTTTGATCAAAGAGGTTCCTTTTCTAACCAAAGAATCGACGTCACAAGAGATCAAAACTGCTATCCAAAACGCCCAAGACCTAGGATGGAACTTGATTCCGGTGCTTGAGGGAGAAAAAAATATTTTAGGATATACTTCGGTAACTTCGGTTGATCTTCATCAACTTCAACCAGCTGGAGAAGTCCTTCTGATTTCGATGAGTTTTGAACAAGCTTTGAAAAAGATGTTTCTATCGGGAAAACAATTTCTTCCGGTAGTCGACTCTCAAAATCACTTCGTCGGATTCTTTGATTTCACCCACACCTGTACAAAAATGAAAAACGCCTGTCAAAGCTGGCAGTGA